CTCGTCCAGGACCGCGATGATCGCGGGGTCCTCGGGGGTGGGCTCCCACATGTTCTGGGTCGGCGGCATCGAGGCGATACGCCGCTTGGCTTCCGCGAGCAGCTGCTCCAGGACCAGGTCGGCCTGCTCGGGCCCGCGGGCGGTCAGCGCGGCCAGCGGCTGGAAGACCTTCAACCCCCGCTTGACGGGGTCGATGTCGACGATCACCGCGTCGGAGCAGGCGGTCACGAAGTCGGCGATGCGCTGGATCAGCGCAGTCTTGCCGCCGCCGGTGTCCGCGACCACGATCGCGTGCTGCCCGGCGAGTACGACCGGCGTGGTCTGACCTTCGATAGATATGCCGAGGTCGAAGGGGCTGCGGATCGTGCAGGAGCCGGGAGGCCGCACGGGGATCGGCAGCGGGTGCTCGAACGGGTCCCGGGTGAGGATGCGGAGCTTGATGTCGGCCGCGTCGTCGGGGGAGACCCGTGCGGCCATGATGCGGCCCGTGCCGACCCGCAGCGGGGTGGCCAGGTCTCTGAGGATCGGGGGGAAGTCCTCCAGGCTCCCGGACTTGAGCAGGAGCGGGACCTCCCATCCGTACTGCGTCTCGGACGGGGTGCCGATCTCCCCGATCTCGACCTTGCGGGCGTGCTTGCCCTTGAGGAAGGCGAGCCGTACGGCCTCGCGGACCTGCTTGGGGTCGCGGCCGGCTTCCGCGAGCGCGAACGGCTCGGGGGTTTCCTCGTCGAGCTCGGTGTGGGCTGGGGGCTTGGGCGGAGTGAACAGAAGCTTGGGCACGGGCGGCCGGCGCGGGCGGGGATTGCGGGCCTTGGCCCAGGAGGCGACTGTGAACGCGAGGAGCGCGAGCGCGGCGACGGTGAGCCCGGCCGGGGCGGACAGCCACAGCAGGCCCGCCCACAGCAGCGGAATCCCCAGGGTGAGGCCGAGGGTGATCCGGCCCCGTACCGCGGCGAGCTGCGCGCGGCCGATGGCCAGCATGGAATCGCTGACCTCCAGGTGCTGGAACTCCTCCTGGCCGATCCTCATGTCGAGCTGGGCCCACTGCATCATCCGGTAGGCGACGATCGCGGACGCGCCGCCCCCGCCGCCGTACCCGCCGTATCCCCCCCGGGCCATGGACCGCTTCTGCATCTGCATCCGCTGCATCTGCATGTAGGTCTGCTGCTTCTGCTGTTGCTTGAGCAGGCCGATGTTCTGCTGGACTTCCGCTTTGGCCCGCTGCCGCATCTGCCGCCACCGGCGGTACTGGTCATTCAGGATGCGGTGCGCGATGTGCGTGTCGCTCTGGTCCTCCGCGCGCCGCCAGCGCCCCCACTCGGCGCGCAGCAGGCGCGCCCCGGCGGCCAGCGTGCCCCGCTCCTTTTCGGCGCCGATGCCGGACATAGCTCTGTTCCCCCGGTTCAGATGCTGTGAATGAGGATGTCGCCGATGGTGTTGCCGGACGTACGGATCAGCCCGAGCGCCATCCCGATCAGCCCCGCCGAGGCGCCCAGCCAGATCCCGACCAACGAGCCCCGGATCAAAGGTGCCTTGAGGTCGTAGCGTCCGGACTTGATCAGGCCGAGGTAGAGGGCGAGCAGGCACAGTCCGGCGATCGCGCCGCTCACGCCGATCTTCTCGCCGCCGGTCATCGGCGGGCGCTTGCCCGCGGCCGCCGCCGCCCCGGTGGCGTTCTCCAGGGCGTACCGGCCGATCCCGTCGCCGAGAGCGGCCGCAGCGCCGCCCATCACCCCGAGGATGCCGCCGCCCAGGAACAGGAGCGCGGCCAGGGCCACCCCGGCGAAGAAGTGCATTTTGGGGGTGGGGTCGCCGCCTCTCCAGGCCCCGATTTGGTAGAAGAGGACCACCAAGCCGAGGGCGACCGCGCCTATTCCGCCGGCGGCGGCTCCCGTCGTGTTCATCGTCGTCACGCTCCTGTCAGCCAGTTGATTGCAACGCGCCCGATCAGGCGCGCGATACCGAGGACCACGGCCCACACGACGGTGGCCGCTACCAGGCGCAGCAGGTAGCCGGTGAGGGTGACGCTCCAGGCGCGGGCGACCGCCCGGCCGAGGCCGGACAGCACGCGGCGCAGGATGTCGAAGAAAATCTTGCCGATCGGGCCGCCGATCGGCGTCACCATCAGCAGGCCCAGCACCAGCAGGGGCATCAGCACCCAGCCGAGCAGCCCGAAGGGCCCGTCGTGGGTGAGGGTGTTGGCCACACCGTCCGAGAGGCTGCTGCCGCCCCACGTCACCAGCGAGGCGAAGAAGGCCGCCGGGACGTTGTACTTCAGGCGCAGCCAGCGGATGTCCAGGCCACGCCGCTGCGCCGCCGCCTCCGGGTTGGGCAGGTGGTTGACGACGGCCTCGGCCATCGTGACGGCGACCTCGTGCGCGGCGTCCAGGGCCTCGGAGCCGTGTACCGACCACGTCTCGCGCCAGTCCGCACCCACGCGGCCCACGTAACCCGGGCCCTCCCCCTGGTCCTTGGCGGGGCTATCCGCGGGGTCAGGGGCGGGATCCTTGCTCCAGTCCGGGGCGGGCTTGAACGACGGCTGTGGTGCGTCTTCTGGCACCGGCCCGGAAGGGGGAGCCTCGGGAGGCGGCGGTGCCGCACGCCACCATTCCGGCTCCGGAGCCGGCGGCTCGCCGGCGGCCTCCACATCGAGGGAGGGCTCCGCGCGAGGTGCGGGCACCTCGGGCGGGAGCGGCTGCCGCACGCTGTGCCAGTCCGGGGCTGGTATCTCTCCGTCGTCCGTCATGCCACGTCGCCCCCGGCGTGCGCACCGACGCCGAGGCGGCGCCACAGCCAGGCCCGCGCGCGCAGCTCATCGCCCCATACCCCGCACGGACCGCTTTCCGTCGCCGCCTCGGCGACCGCAGGGACGGGGACCGGGCCGGGGACGTCGGCCTCGACGCGGGGTACCGCGGCGCCGACGGCTATATCCGTCATCCGAGCGTCCTTCCACGACAGGGGGCGGCGCGGCCCTCTGCCCTGGTCCGGGCGCCGCGACTAGATCACCTGTCGCAATCTAAACCTCACGGCCCGTGAGGTCACACCCTTCCCCCGGGTCAACTTCCGCCTCTCACCTGCGGATTGACCACACAGCACCACCAGGCACCCCATATCGGACGAAGCGCGTGGCTGCTCGTCTCAGTGCCGGGGCGCGGGGCGCGGAACGGGCTCGCCGGGGCCGAGGCCGTAATCGCGGGGCGGGGATTGGCGCCACTCCAGGAGTGGCGACGCCGAGACGACCGTGTTCTCCGGGTCCGGCACGCCCACAATCCTGAGCGCCTCGACCAGGTCGGCGTCGCTGTAGACGACCCCTTGGATCTTGCCCCGGACGGTCACCCGACGGTCGCCTCCGCCCTGGATCCGGTGCACGACGATCGGTGCGGTGGTCATGCCCTCCAGGGTGACCCGCGGCGGCCGGCCCGGCACGTCGGGTCAGCCGGGTGCGGGGAGGGAGTCGAGGCGGGCCGCCCTCGCTTTGGGTGGCTGTTCGTGGGGAAGGGACGACGGTACGCCGGACTGCTGGCGGCCCCGCTGGATGGCGAGCAGGTCCTGGTCGAGGGCGGTGCTGAAGGTCTCCGCCCACCTGGCCCACTCTTCGACCAGGGCAGCGAAGGCGGCGCTGGCTGTCGGTGCAGGAACGCTCGTCTCGAAGAACATGCGCGCAGGATGGTGACGACGGACGGTTTGCGTCGAGTGCTGCTGGGGCGCCGGACCGGCGGGCCCAACCGTGAGCGGGTCCGGCGACCCCCGCAGGACTCTAGCCTCCGGCTCCCGTCACGGGACCGGTGGAGCACGCGGTCTCGGAGCTCCCTTTCGCGTACGGGTACGCGCGCGTGGACCTGCGCAAGTTGCGCAACTCGGCGTCACTATGCCCGATTCCATCCCGCTTTGGTGGTCGCTTGGTTCGTCGCGCGCGCCCGCGAAGGGACCGTCGCATAAATCGCGTAAATCAGCGGCCGTCCGTCTTCGGGCGCATCCGCCATGCCTGCACCCGGCCGCTCGTCTCGGCCGGGATGCCCGCCCCCGCTTTGGGTGGCTTGAGGAGCCCCGCCGAGCCGCAGCGCTCAGCGGGGCTCCTGGATTGGCGGGGCGCGCGTGAGGTGCGGCAGGCGGCGGAGCGCGCCCGGCGCCGCACGGGAGGCCGCCCGCGGCCGAGCGGGCGGTGACGGTGAACGCGCGCTCCGCAAAGGCCCGCACCCGGGGTGCCGGGCGCGGACGCGCCCGTCCGTTCTACCTCTGCCCTGAAAGAGGAAAGCGCGCTGAAAAGCGGATGATCCTTCAGGGTGCGCTAGCGCGTTGAGACTGCTCAAAACGCTCAAAATTGAGGCCCCCGGCTGTCTCATGGCAGCCGGGGGCCTGTGTCGAGAACAGCACTCAGGGCGTGCTCTGTACGGACGTCACGCGATCGGAGTGGATGCGATGAGCCTTGCGGCCGGCGGGCGACTGCATGAGCGCGGTCGCGGAGTGCTCGACCATCGCCACGTGCACGCTGACCGGGGCGGTCACCCGCACTGAGTAGCCCTGTCCCCGGCGGATCGTCTGCCCGGCGTCGAGCGCCTGGCGGACCGCGTCGTCGGCGATGTCGACCAGGTTCTCGGCTACCAGGCCGGGTACGTCGACGACCACGACCGGGTCGGCGGGCGCCTGTGCCTGGGGATCGGCCGGGGTGAACGTGTCGAGTTCCTCAGCCGTCAGGGTCCGGGCCTGGGCGGCGTCGAGGACGCGCCGGATGGTTTTCGGATCGACGTTGTACAGCCGGGCGAGCGCCTTCACGGCAGTGCCATCCCGGTACGCCTGGACGACCTCGGCGGCCTTCCGATCGCCGAATGCAGCGGGCCGCCCGAGCACCTTCCCCTCGGCTCGGGCCGCAGCGACGCCGTCCTTCGTGTTCTCACTGATCATGTCGCGCTGGAACTCCAGCACTCCGGCAAGCATCGTGACGAACAACTTCGTCATGGCGTCGTCGGAGGTGAGATCCATGCCCGCCCAGGCGCCGGCTGCGACGCGGAGATGGAGCCCTCGACGGCGCAGGACGTCGCGGACATCGAGCACATCCCTGACTGAGCGGAAGAGTCGGGCAGCATCAGCGACGCGCACCACGTCACCAACCGCGGCTTCGTCCAAGAGGTTCTGGAAGCCCGGCCGCTGGAGGGGATGGATGCGGCTCGACGTCGCCGGGTCCTCGTAGGCCGGGGCTCCGCTGGACAGGTAGGTGGCCAGGTGATGCTTCTGCCGCAGGTTCGTCTGCTTGTCGGTGGAGTGCCGCAGGTACAAGCGGTCAGCCACGGTCGCTGTCCGCCTGGTCCTCGTCGTCGATGTCGAGCACGAGGGAGCCCTTTAC
This genomic stretch from Streptomyces sp. Edi4 harbors:
- a CDS encoding recombinase family protein, which codes for MADRLYLRHSTDKQTNLRQKHHLATYLSSGAPAYEDPATSSRIHPLQRPGFQNLLDEAAVGDVVRVADAARLFRSVRDVLDVRDVLRRRGLHLRVAAGAWAGMDLTSDDAMTKLFVTMLAGVLEFQRDMISENTKDGVAAARAEGKVLGRPAAFGDRKAAEVVQAYRDGTAVKALARLYNVDPKTIRRVLDAAQARTLTAEELDTFTPADPQAQAPADPVVVVDVPGLVAENLVDIADDAVRQALDAGQTIRRGQGYSVRVTAPVSVHVAMVEHSATALMQSPAGRKAHRIHSDRVTSVQSTP